CACAGCCTGGGCTATTTGAGTTAGTTGCTTTGGTTACTCTACCTGTCATGTGTTCAAAACTGACCTGTCCGGACGTATCCGCCGACGTGGCTGACCAGGTCAGACGTCGGCTCGGCCGTGTCGAGCCAACCATCCGAGCTGTCAAGTCCGACGTGGATGGGCGGAGGAGCCGTGGAGACGACGTACGCGGCACATGGCCACATGTGTGCGTGCACGCAGCATCGCATCGTGCGATCCGGAGTCGCCGTCCACCTCAGcgtgtgggccccaccacccGGCCGGTCCACGTCCGGTCCGGTTCGATTCGGTTCGGTCCGGTCTATCCCCCCTCGCCTCGAGCCCGGCCCGCTAAaaagcagcagaagcagaggAACGGAGCTGCAAACGAAAcccgagctcctcctcctccacggctCCACTTCCACCCACCGCGCcacgcgccaccgccgccgccgccgcagcgtcCGGGCGACTCGGGATGAACAGGATGACGGCGCCGCACGGggggatgccgccgccggcggcgccggggcagGGGCTGGCGAGGTACGGGTCGGCGCCGGGGTCGCTGCTTGCGTCGATCGCCGACTCGGTGATACGGGGCGGCGGGGTCGGGGTCAGGGTCGAACAGCTGCGTCATCATCCGGCGATGGTGCCGCCGGCGCAGGCGGCCGTGGGGAGGTACTTCTCGGCGGAGTCGTCGGGGCTGACCTCCTGCGAGTCCAGCTGCAGGacgacgaccaccaccaccactaccacCGCGGACGTGGGGCGTCCGCCGCTCGAGAGGGCGTacggcggctccggcgagaTCCACCTcgcggcgcacgacgccgCCCCgatcggcggcgtcggggtcCCGCTCTTCCGCCACAGCAGCTcccccgccggcctcctctcccgccTCATGGCTGACCCCCACggtacgtacgcacgcacgtCCGTCCCCCACCTCCCCCCTTCTCACCGCCGACGAATCCAATCGAtctctctcccgcgcgccggcgccgtcgtcgtcgtcgtcggctttAGCTTGCTTTTGCGTGCCACCATTGGCTAGCTGGCTCCGTGGGGGTTGCGTGCacttgtcgccgcccgatTGGTCCCTCTCCACGCGTCGACTCGCTCTCCGCCGTCTGATCACTGATCACTCGCCTCAGCTAGTGCTAGCTCAATTAATCACCTCGCTTACCATacagctttttttttagtaaaattcaCCACAAATCTACTGGCTAAAATGGTACTAATCAAAATGATCATCTCATAATCAAGTAGTACTACCAATCTGGAAACCAAATGAAAATGATGGTCaaagtatgattttttttaaaaaaattgtttgggTGGCTGGCAAATGTTATGAAGGGTTAGCtacaatattttattcaaagaaGGAacggagagagaaaaaaatatcctcCCGATTAGTTATCCAAGTACCCCTAATCTCATCCGTATCATCATATCCAGCCACTGACACACACTCCAGGGACATACGTGCAGCTAGTACTGTACACATATAAGCTTAATTAAACTTTAGTAATGGTTCTGGTGACACTGCAATGCATCTCTGACAAAAGGCAAAAATGCAAAAGTTGGGAATCGCATCTTTCATATGGTTTGCAACTTTGCATCAAGTTTAGGTCTAGTGACTTTTAGCCATTTCAACAGTTGTCTTTCCCATTGTTGGGGTGCACTGCACCTAGCAAAATTGTACTACTAATAGCAGCGTGACACTGTTCATCATGTCCTGCAACATACAACGCACTGTTCATCATCTAATCGGCCCGGTGCATTGTATGTTGCCGGCGACATGACGTGAACGTCCATTTGGTGCGCCTGCTAGCTGCCGCGCAGGGCCAGCCATCTGCTTGCAGCGAACCTGGACATCTGTCAGTGGCCGCAGAATTCATTATCCTAACAGCGAGATGTTCATTGCATCTGCCGCTGAATAATTTGTTGTCGACTAAAGCTGGCCcatgaatttaatttaaatatatgtttattttattccattttttaaatggcacaaaaaacatttcttagtttttttttggcgagGTTAGTTCTTAGTGATTGTTATTAGTGTATGTAGGAGTATTAGCTAGGATTGATTATATATCGGTTTAATTTAGCTTGCCGGCGCCATCGACTATGCTTCAATCATAATGCTCATGTCACCAACaaaattgcattttttttttgttttctatgGTCATGGTTAATTCAGAAGAGATAAAACCATATAGTAATATCTTCTACTCGTTGAGTTTGAAAAAGTCAGCACGCATAAAGCGAATGACAGTAACGGCAGACATATCTTGTCGATATGAGTCATCCTGGTCTAATATATTGGAGCAACACTAGAATCCCTGGGCCTTTCAGCATCGTAAAATGGTTAACAACAATAACTATAGAACACTAGTAGTATAAAGATAGGAGGATAAGGATTAtcctgtttcttttttccttataAAGGGAGTAGTATTATAAGAACATCAGCAGGTTGGACGGTACTTAATAACTACTCCTGCATCGATCACAGTAAATTCTTTAccgttgcaacttgcaacttTTCTCCATGTTTTGATTGGATCAGATGGATCACGGATGGGGAAGTGATGGAAGTAGTAGTACACTATAGTATGAGAGCATGAGACGATCTGGTCACTGCTCACCTCACGTAATGGTCTGAAGGCGATGACAAATCCAGCTTGAGTGATGGCCAGGTGCTAATGCTAATGCTAGATTTAGTTTAGATTAGCCTTGGCtttagcttttgtttatgccCTCATGGGGTAGGCTTTACATAATGGGTGCAACCATGATCCATACTGATTGTCTTAGCCGATTTGCACAGGCATTGGCTGGTTCATGGGGCCAAGATTAGTTGCTTCACCATCTGTGTCGTTTGTTGCGCCATTTGGTGTCCTGGCTTTTCTGAAAATTATCCATATCTAGCTTTCTATCAAAGCTTAGAGCCAAAAGTTGCAACAAAAAGGTTCTTGGTGAAATCAACATTTCTGTAACTTATGAACCTCCAAGGTACTACAAAAGCTTTtggaaaatattaatttgtttctaattttgttttaaagatTAGTCTAAACattaaaaaacagaaaaagaagagtATTATATCTTACTAAAAATAGTGATAGTTTCCAAACAAAACGTTAAACGTCCAATAATTCCATGGCCGAATATAGCAAACTGTAAACTGGCGTGGTTGTAATGATCACTCACTGACAGATGACCATGTTGCGAAAAAACTGAAATGCTGTGACGCATTGCAGGCATGGCTGCGACGAGAGGGATCGGGAGCTACTCCGGCAGCGACGCGATGGCGCACAGGAGGCTGAGCTCGCAGTGGAGCTTCTCGAGGCAGGACCTGCCGCAGATATCGGAGATGGGCGGCATCATACCCGACATCGGGGAGAGCAtcgtcaccggcggcggctgcaacAGCTCCAgcgacggtggcgccggcCACGGCGCGCAGTCGTCGTCCTTCCTCTCCAGGAACTTCTCCATGAGCTCCTGGGACGACACCAACTCCATCATGTTCTCTCCCcctagcagcagcaagaaggCCAGAGTAGGCGGCGACCATGGCGATGACATGGTCTCCAGCTTCAGCAACATCGACTCCCAGGTGCACTGCACTTCCATAATTCCATTGCAAAGAATAATTTGTTATACAGTTCAGATTTGTATTCTGCCTTGtgctaaattaaatttgtcttCTTTGGATTTAGTTTGGCTTGTCGAAGTCGTCTCTGGAGATGTCCAGCATGGATGACTTCATGCAGCTTCAGCCGGACTCCGTCGCCTGCAGAGCACGCGCCAAGCGCGGGTGCGCGACGCACCCGCGGAGCATTGCTGAGAGGGTTAGTCGTCCATGGATCCTTGCCGAGCTCATCACTTGCTTGCCATGGCAATTTTGATGTTCGATGCTGATATGGAGTTtacgttttattttttttccttttttgttgCTGTTTAGGAGAGGAGAACGAGGATCAGCAAGAGGCTGAAGAAGCTGCAGGATCTCGTGCCAAACATGGACAAGGTAACTGAACCTGACAATTCTGTCCCTCTGTCAGATATCCAAAGTAGTTCAAAATTTGATGggatatttattgttttcttgtCAAATATGCAGCAAACAAATACATCAGACATGTTGGATATTGCTGTAAACTACATTAAAGAGCTCCAAGGCCAAGTTGAGGTATGCTAGCTCCGACTTCGGAATACTCTTTTagtagggaaaaaaataacttcttAAAAATGTATCCAAAATTCCACAACAACAGGTGCCATTTTAGTTTACCACTGTTGTAGGCTGAGTTAGTAAGTTACAGATattttagtaaataaatttagattggtacataattagtacatataaAATGAATCTctcatattttgaaatggatttATGCAGAAGCTCAAACATGATCAAGCAAACTGCACTTGCTTGGGCAAGCAGAATTGCTAACACTGGTGAACCAGGTCTCCAAGCTAATGTTGTACTTGTACCGATGTGATTGGTGAACCCAAAGTTTTGCTTCAGAAGATTAGGGTGTAAAAGCACTTCACATGTCAAGTGGCCTCCATGCCTCACCCTCCCCTTTATTGGTCGTGTTATGGACAACGTCAATGACTTGAAGAGTAGGCGGTGACAAAGTAGATTAATTGTTGTATTTGAATTATTGTAAGGCAGTGGCTACTGGCTTGTATGTAAAATCATCCATTTCAACGCCAATGGGATTGCTTCTTATCATCATTGCTCTTAATAAAAGTATCCTCCTCTTTGGCATCATCACCCGTTTTATGAATTACTTGACTCATACAAACGTTTTCGCAGCACTAGGATTCTTGAGCTCTAAGTATGCACATTGTTCTATACATAATGTCAGGTATGTACTCAACTTCTGGTTGGACCAAGAGTTACATATCTGAAGTTATTTAACATCAGCCTTGATATATGAAATATGGAACAGTAAAGCCAGGCAAGCATTTCATATGTGCTATACCGCTATAGTGCTATACAGTTTGTCAGATTCAGCAAAATCAAGTAGCAGAGGAGCTTGATACTGTCCTTGAGAACAATCTTAGGTAGCGTAATCTCCGGTTATCTGTATTCCTCTCCTGCAATTTTACAGTTGGGGATGGTT
This is a stretch of genomic DNA from Oryza brachyantha chromosome 1, ObraRS2, whole genome shotgun sequence. It encodes these proteins:
- the LOC102719731 gene encoding transcription factor bHLH128-like, which translates into the protein MNRMTAPHGGMPPPAAPGQGLARYGSAPGSLLASIADSVIRGGGVGVRVEQLRHHPAMVPPAQAAVGRYFSAESSGLTSCESSCRTTTTTTTTTADVGRPPLERAYGGSGEIHLAAHDAAPIGGVGVPLFRHSSSPAGLLSRLMADPHGMAATRGIGSYSGSDAMAHRRLSSQWSFSRQDLPQISEMGGIIPDIGESIVTGGGCNSSSDGGAGHGAQSSSFLSRNFSMSSWDDTNSIMFSPPSSSKKARVGGDHGDDMVSSFSNIDSQFGLSKSSLEMSSMDDFMQLQPDSVACRARAKRGCATHPRSIAERERRTRISKRLKKLQDLVPNMDKQTNTSDMLDIAVNYIKELQGQVEKLKHDQANCTCLGKQNC